One Desulfovibrio inopinatus DSM 10711 genomic window, TACTGCACTGTCACGACGCCGTTATCGGAAACGACACCGCTGATCTGGCGTTGGCTGTCGAGGTTCATGACAAGAATGGTTGCGCCTAAAGCCGCGTCGGATTGGGCGACACCGCGAGTCGCCAAACGAATATGTTGGCCTTGAAAGATGATGTCGACTTTGTCACCGCGAGCAATGAGCGGTTTGTGCTCAATATTTTGGGCATAAATCACTCCGCCGGCGCCGACGGTCCTATTGACTCGCCACGGGCCACCCTTGCCGTCCCATGGTTTTCCGTCCAATTTTGAAACGTCTTGGCGAGCAAAAGCAATCATGGTTGCCGGATCAATGCCTTCACCAGCACGCAATGGTCGTTTGGCTACAGGGACCTGCTTCCATTGAGCAATATGGAAGCTGACATTGATCTTGTTGATGTCGCGTCCATCAACGGTGCGGCTGGTGACGCGTACGGTAACGCGTCCTGGATTAATATCGCTAACCTGGCTGACGGCCAGGGAATCGCCTGGGTCATCAAGAAAGAAAAAGTCAGGGGTATTCATTTGAGAAAGTTCGATTTCGCCGTCGAGCTTCTGCAGGCTTGGCGTCAAAAATTCGACTATGCTTCGTTGGATTTCGTTTCGACCTATAACGCGACCGCCTCGACGGATGGTTAAACTATTCGGCAGACGAAGGTCTGCAGCGGAGTTATCCAATGCCTGGCAGATCATTTCGCGCAGCTGGGCTCTGCTCAAAATAAGCTGCTGCCCATGAACTGCAGGGGCAGCCCAGAGTCGCAGACCAGCCAGCCGGTTCCATTCGTTTGCGTCGAATTGTCCAGCTGGAGCGGCGATTTCGCCGAGGTGAACCGTGTCGCCCAGAACACAGGCCGCCTGGGCGATTTGAATAGGGAAGGCCTGTGCTGCGCTCGCTCTGGGGGCGGCGAGCGAAACGAGCGCCGTCAAAATGGTCAAAGCGGTGATGAGTGTGCAAGCGCGCATTGGCGACTCCTTTGCGGTTATTCCGTCTTTATCGCTTAATGTTGATTGCTGATTGCAGCATCTGGTCCGAAGTGGTGATGGCTTTGGAGTTGGCCTCGTAAGCACGTTGCCCCGTGATCAGACCGACCATTTCATCCACCATTTGTACGTTGGACATTTCCAGGTAGCCTTGAACGAGAAGGCCGGCATTGTCCGTCCCCGGTACAAGCTCCTGGGCATCACCCGAGGCTTCGCTCGGAATATACAGGTTGCGGCCCATTGCGGTCAGACCTGCAGGGTTGATGAACGTGTAGAGAGGAATATCGGTCGTCGCCAGTTCGCTGCCATCGGAGGCAATGCACGAGAGGGTTCCCGACTCGGTAATGACAATGTTCTTGGTTTCAGTCGGCACGGTGAATTCGGGCTGCAATGGGTAACCATTTGCACTGACGATGCGTCCATCCTGATCGAGCTTGAGTGATCCGGCTCGGGAATAGGCAAGCTGGTCATTCACGTCGAATTGGAAGAAACCGTCACCTTCAATGGCGATATCGAGTTGGTTGCCGGTATTCTGCAAATCACCCTGCGTGAAGAACTTGTGAACCGTCGTCGGTCGTACACCCATACCAACTTGCAACCCGGTAGGAATGCGGCCTCCACCTTCGGTTTCGGTCCCGGCGACATTGAGGGTTTGGTACATAAGGTCTTCGAATTCAGCCCGGCTTTTCTTGAAGCCGATGGTGTTCACGTTGGCCAGGTTGTGCGACATGGTGTCGATTTGCGTCTGCATCGCGACCATGCCGGTAGTGGCCGTCCAAAGTGAGCGCATCATGGCGAGTCCTCCTTGTTTCTGTCAGCCGTTAGCTGCGGTTTCCAACTTTCGAAATGGTCGATTTATCGAGAGTATCCGTGGTTTGAAGCACCTTGGTGTAGGCTTCATGGGCGCGTTGGGTTTCAATCATGTGCGCCATTTCTTCGACCACCTGGATATTGGTCTTTTCCAAGTATCCCTGGTTGACCGTCGTTTCGTTGACATCGACAGCGGCTTCACCAACAGCGGCGCCGTCTTTGGGAGTGAAGAGGTTTTGGCCGACCTTCATCAAGCCTTCTTCATTGTCTACACTCACCACATCAATGGTGCCGATCTGAGCTCCATCAACGAAGATGCGACCGCCACGATCGATATCAATCCGTCTGCCGTCAGGAATTTCGATTTCGCCGCCATCACCAAGCACGGTGTAGCCTTCGGTGTTAACCAGAATGCCTTCATTCGAGCGATAAAACTCACCGTTTCTGGTGTACATTTCGCCCTCATCGCTTTGAACCTTGAAGAATCCGGGACCGTTTAGAGCCAAATCGAGCTTATTCCCCGTGACCTGAAGTGGTCCTTGGGAGAAATCGACGGTCTGGAGTGCCAATCTTGGTTTCGCAACGACATATGAGTCGGGCAGTAGTTTCTTGGTGCGTATGCTTGGTCTGGGGTTGGGTTCCCAGTCATGTGCGTATCGGATGAATGTATCTTCGAATGTGAGGCGATCCTTCTTGTATCCAGACGTATTGGCATTCGCCAAATTATTGGTGATGGTGTTCATGCGCAATTCGTTGGAAAGCGCTCCATACAGGGCTGATAAGCTGCTTTGATCCATGGTGTACATTCCTCCCGCATCAGTCCATGCACTAATCTTGCCAGTGTTGTAATATCAGTGTGTTATGCTATTTTTTTGAGATTCTCGATGTTTCGGGCTCGCTGTAGGGTGCGGATAAACACAAAAAAATAAAAGATTCCAACTGCTATCATGTTGAGACGTTTTCTTGACGCTCGTTTCGGAATCTTCAGGAGGATGGCAAGAATCAGGCCGAAATAATGTTCTTGTGATTAATAAAGAGAAGAGGGTCTTGTGTTGCGCACTCTTCTTTTGTATTATTCGGACTTTGGTGTTGTAGCCGTCCTGAAGGTGTTTTGTGCTTGGCACTTGACATTCGTGTGCCTTTTGTTATCCTTCCGAGTTCGAGCGGGTGTAGCTCAGCTGGTAGAGTACAAGCTTCCCAAGCTTGGTGTCGCGAGTTCGATCCTCGTCGCCCGCTCCAGACCAGACCTCTTTGGTGTTCTTGCGTCTTTTATGATGCAAAGGGGCATGTTTTGGGGGTGGGCCCGGCTGTACGGTCCACTTTTTTTTTTGATGGAGTTCTTTACGTGGCAAAAATCGATATCCCCAGTCGCATAGCCGAATTGGCTACATCTTTTCTCGCGGCGCACGATCTTGTCCTGTGGGGCGTAGATGCGGCGCTTGGCGGGGGGCGCGGTGGTGTGCTGCGTATATTTATTGATACACCGGCTGGAGCTTCAGGCGCGGCTGAAAGTGTCACCATTGACCAGTGTGCGGAATTGAGTCGACAGCTCAGTGTTACCTTGGATGTCGAGGATTTCATCCGCGGTTCCTATCGCCTTGAAGTATCATCACCTGGATTGGATCGTCGTTTTTTTTCTCTTGAGCAGGTGGTGCCGTTTTTGGGGCGAGATATGGAACTGATGCTTTTTGAGCCGCGTGACGGCAGAAAAAAATTTCGAGGGCATGCCATAACCGCTGATGATGGCATATTGGTGCTTGAAGTGGATGGCGCTCGTTTGCATTTCCCGTGGGCCGAAGTGAAGTCGGTCCGGCTTGTGCCGAATTTCTAGACGGAACCGGCCTTTGGGCCGGCCGTTTTTTATGATGACAAAGCGCTTTCGCATACCGACGTTGAATATCTGACGTGAGTATAGCGGCAGAATTCGCCGCATAGCCCATACGGGCCAGCGAGAGGACAACGGAGACAACCAGATGGGACTGGAACTGAAAAAAGCCATTGATCAGATAAGCAAAGATCGCGGTATTGATCGAGACCTGTTGATCGATACTATCGAAGAAGCCGTGCGTTCTTCTGTCATCCGCAAATATGGCGAAAACCTGGATGTGGAAGTCAGCTTCAACGAAGAACAAGGCGAAATTGAAGTCTACCAGTTCAAGGTGGTTGTTGAAGAAGTCCAGGATGCAACCGCCGAGATTAATCTGGAAGACGCCAAGCAGCATGATCCCAACGTCGCGCTGGACGACGAGCTTGGCTTTAAGCTTCAAGTCGAAGACTTGGGGCGTATTGCCGCGCAGTCAGCCAAACAAGTTATTATTCAACGCATGCGCGATGCTGAACAGGAAATTATTTACGAAGAGTACAAAGATCGCAAAGGCGAAATCGTCAGCGGAATTATTCAGCGTCGAGATCGTTCAGGATGGATCATCAATCTTGGGCGAACCGAAGCTTTGCTCCCCAAAGAAGAGCAAATTCCGCGCGAGCGGTACAAACGCGGCGATCGTGTCCAGGCGTTCATCATCGAAGTGCTTCCTTCGGGACGTGGACCGCAGATTATTGTTTCGCGGACGCACCCCGACTATATGATTTCTCTTTTCCGACGAGAAGTTCCCGAAGTTTCCGATGGAACGGTCTCTATTTTGGCAGTCTCCCGCGATCCGGGATCTCGAGCCAAAGTTGCCGTCGTGTCCAAGGACCGCGACGTTGATCCTGTAGGCGCCTGTGTCGGTATTCGTGGTTCCCGCATTCAGAACATTGTTCAGGAATTGCGTGGGGAACGCATCGATATTGTCGTGTGGAGCCCCGATGTTGCCACATTTGCAGCGAATGCACTGTCTCCGGCACGCGTAACGCGCATCATGGTTGACGACGAAGATCGAGTCCTTGAGGTGGTTGTTCCTGATGACCAATTAACGTTGGCAATCGGACGTAAGGGACAAAACGTCAAGCTGGCAGCGAAACTCCTTGGCTGGAAGATCGATATCTTTACAGAAAGCCGCTATTCTGAACTCAATGTTACACGAAAAGGCCTTGATCAGTTGGCAAGTGTGGCTGAAATCGGCATAGACCAATTTCTTGCCGCTGGCTTTGAAAGTGTGGATCAGATCGCTTCCGCCACGGATGAAGAGTTAGCTCGTGTGGTTGGTCTCAACGACGTGAAATTGAGCAACCTGCGGGCAGCGATTAATTTTATGGTGAATAAATCCGACGAACCGAGTGGTGACGATACGAGTGACAACGTCAGTGAAAACGATGAAGAATTTGCTTCCGATACTTCAACAGCTGATGATGCTGCTGAAGAAGACGTTGTGACGCCGACCGATGAAGCGGACGGTGAGAATATCGACACGCAACCCGAAGTGTAACTGATTACAAGTTCACTGGAATTGGTTTGTCTTAATTAGGAATTATGGTCGAAGCACAGACATCGGTTGGCCGCCCGCAACGTACATGCGTTATTTGCCGCCGCCGTTTTGATAAAACCGAGTTGACGCGTCATGTCGTGGTCGTTGACGCGGGTCGATGCGGGCCCGGGCTGGTCATCGATCCCGAGAACCGTCTGACCGGCAGAGGCTTTTACGTATGTAACGACGCTATATGCCGGGAAAAATTTCCACGCTATACGGGCTGGCGCAAGAAGTGGAAAGGGGAGCTTGAACGTGAGTAAAGTTAGGGTCAAGGACATTTCAAAAGAGCTTGGCATCAGCAATAAGGAAATGATCCAGGCGCTTCGCGAACTCGGTATCCAGGTGAAATCCCACATGGGAACCCTGACCGAAGACGAAGCGAACCAGGTCAGATCTCGCATTAGCCAAAGCGTTGCCCAGACCGAGGTGATCGACACCCAGGTCAAGCCCGATGTCATTGTCAGACGACGCAAAGTATCCCGGCGCCCGGTCGGAGCAACGCAGGACGAGAGTGGAGACATCGAGGACGATACCTCTGAAAGCGATGTTATGGAACCCGTTGAGACATCTGAAGCGCCTGAGGCTCCTGAAGCCGAAGGGGAAGCTAAAGAAGTGGTGGAGACCACCGCTCATGATGGAGAGACTGAATCGGTCGAGCGGGAAGAGCTCGTTGAATCAGTCGCTGTCGATGAGGTTGCACACGAACCCGAGCCCGAGCCCAAGCAAGCCGCTGAGCCGGTTCAAGCCGCTCCGGAAGAACCCGCGTCAGATACGGTTAAGGACGAAGGCACTGTTGCCGCTGAAGTCGAAGCTGTCACGAGCCCCGATGAGGCCAAGACGGTTGAAGACGAGCCCGTAACCAAGCCTGTCGAACCCGCTAAGTCGAAATCCAAGGCTGAGCCGCACAAAGGAGCCCGCATCATTTCTGTCCCCACACAGACGGCCCGCATCGTTTCTGCACCTAAAACCGAGGAATCGCTCCCCGAATCCGCCTCGGAAGAAAAAGTTGACGATGCTCCCGTGACGTCGGAAGCTCCCCAGGACGTTGTTCCTGAACCCAAGGAATCGAAAGCGCCCGAGACAGTCGAAACGTCGAAACGCGAAGAATCTGAAATCGTGCAAGAAGAACGTACCAAACCGGTTGAATCCTCGGCCCGTGTCACGGCTGCGCCTGCTCAAGGAGAAGCTGCAGAACCTAAGCAGGACAAAAAGAAGAAAAAGCCCAAACGCATTGAACAGTCCGCGCCTAAGGTGCGTATTATTTCCATGCCCGATCCGGCCGAGAAACCGGCACAGCCGGCTAAACCAGCACGGCCTGCCGGTCGCCCGCAACCGGGCGGTGGTCGCGGTCGACCGTTTCCTCCCGGTGGTGGCAATGCCCCTGCCCAGGCGCCTGGTGGAGCGGGTGCTCCGGCAACGGGAGATGACGACTCGCGGAATAAGCGCAAGCGGAAAAAAGATAAACGTGTTGTTGATTTCTCGTCCAAACCCGATACGAGTGAAATGCCGCGCGGAGCACAAAAGCGTCGGCGTAGTACCGAAGTGCAAGATCGTACGGGAGGCCGGCGTGGCGGTCGGAAGAAAAAATCCAGAGGTATGGATAATCAGTCTTTTGACCAGGCAGCCGGGACGCAGCCTCTTAAGGCGGCTAAGCGGAAAATCCGCATGGATGAAACCATTCGTGTGGCCGACATGGCCAAACAAATGGGGATCAAGTCTCAGGATCTTATGAAGGTTCTGCTTGGGCTTGGTGTTATGGCCACAATCAACCAGTCGCTTGATATCGATACGGCAACTTTGGCAGCTAGTGAGTTCGGTTATGAAGTCGAAAAAATCGGTTTCTCCGAAGACGCCTTCATCTTACCGGCGGAAGCTGATAAGCCTGAAGAGTTGCTGCCGCGTCCGCCTGTTGTGACGATTATGGGTCACGTTGACCACGGGAAAACGTCGTTGCTCGACGCCATTCGTAAATCTAATGTCACCTCCGGTGAAGCTGGCGGCATCACGCAGCACATCGGTGCCTATCACGTGACAACGGCGCGCGGCGAAATCGTTTTCCTTGATACGCCTGGTCACGAAGCCTTTACGGCCATGCGTGCTCGTGGTGCTCAGGTCACCGACATCGTTATTCTGGTTGTTGCTGCTGACGACGGTGTTATGGACCAGACGCGTGAAGCGGTGAACCACTCCAAGGCAGCTAAAGTTCCCATTGTCGTGGCTGTCAACAAAATGGATAAAGAAGGGGCCGATCCGGATCGCGTTAAACGTGAGTTGGCCGATCTTGGTCTTGTTCCCGAAGAGTGGGGCGGCGATACGATGTATTGTAACGTCTCCGCCAAACAGCGCATGGGGCTGGATGGGCTTTTGGAAAACGTCTTGCTCCAGGCTGAAGTCATGGAACTTCGGGCGAATCCGGATAAG contains:
- the rimP gene encoding ribosome maturation factor RimP is translated as MAKIDIPSRIAELATSFLAAHDLVLWGVDAALGGGRGGVLRIFIDTPAGASGAAESVTIDQCAELSRQLSVTLDVEDFIRGSYRLEVSSPGLDRRFFSLEQVVPFLGRDMELMLFEPRDGRKKFRGHAITADDGILVLEVDGARLHFPWAEVKSVRLVPNF
- the infB gene encoding translation initiation factor IF-2, coding for MSKVRVKDISKELGISNKEMIQALRELGIQVKSHMGTLTEDEANQVRSRISQSVAQTEVIDTQVKPDVIVRRRKVSRRPVGATQDESGDIEDDTSESDVMEPVETSEAPEAPEAEGEAKEVVETTAHDGETESVEREELVESVAVDEVAHEPEPEPKQAAEPVQAAPEEPASDTVKDEGTVAAEVEAVTSPDEAKTVEDEPVTKPVEPAKSKSKAEPHKGARIISVPTQTARIVSAPKTEESLPESASEEKVDDAPVTSEAPQDVVPEPKESKAPETVETSKREESEIVQEERTKPVESSARVTAAPAQGEAAEPKQDKKKKKPKRIEQSAPKVRIISMPDPAEKPAQPAKPARPAGRPQPGGGRGRPFPPGGGNAPAQAPGGAGAPATGDDDSRNKRKRKKDKRVVDFSSKPDTSEMPRGAQKRRRSTEVQDRTGGRRGGRKKKSRGMDNQSFDQAAGTQPLKAAKRKIRMDETIRVADMAKQMGIKSQDLMKVLLGLGVMATINQSLDIDTATLAASEFGYEVEKIGFSEDAFILPAEADKPEELLPRPPVVTIMGHVDHGKTSLLDAIRKSNVTSGEAGGITQHIGAYHVTTARGEIVFLDTPGHEAFTAMRARGAQVTDIVILVVAADDGVMDQTREAVNHSKAAKVPIVVAVNKMDKEGADPDRVKRELADLGLVPEEWGGDTMYCNVSAKQRMGLDGLLENVLLQAEVMELRANPDKRARGHIVEAKLDKGRGPVATVLIQEGTLKQGEAFVCGVFHGRVRAMFDDQGKKIKEAGPSLPVEVQGFDGVPEAGEEFVGVEDDKVARRIADTRMSKQRERELGKKSKVTLETLFEAKRDAEILTLNVVLKADVQGSLEAITDALKKLSTEKVRVHIAHSGAGAITETDILLASASEGIIIGFNVRPTVKVKEIAEQEGVDIRFYDIIYKLVSDIKDAMAGMLAPVIREQYLGQAEVRQTFSVPKVGIVAGLGVLDGKITRNAGVRLLREGVVVYTGKLNSLKRFKDDVREVAKGYECGAGLENYNDIKVGDVIEAFEEVEERDTL
- the flgG gene encoding flagellar basal-body rod protein FlgG; the protein is MMRSLWTATTGMVAMQTQIDTMSHNLANVNTIGFKKSRAEFEDLMYQTLNVAGTETEGGGRIPTGLQVGMGVRPTTVHKFFTQGDLQNTGNQLDIAIEGDGFFQFDVNDQLAYSRAGSLKLDQDGRIVSANGYPLQPEFTVPTETKNIVITESGTLSCIASDGSELATTDIPLYTFINPAGLTAMGRNLYIPSEASGDAQELVPGTDNAGLLVQGYLEMSNVQMVDEMVGLITGQRAYEANSKAITTSDQMLQSAINIKR
- a CDS encoding YlxR family protein; protein product: MVEAQTSVGRPQRTCVICRRRFDKTELTRHVVVVDAGRCGPGLVIDPENRLTGRGFYVCNDAICREKFPRYTGWRKKWKGELERE
- the nusA gene encoding transcription termination factor NusA translates to MGLELKKAIDQISKDRGIDRDLLIDTIEEAVRSSVIRKYGENLDVEVSFNEEQGEIEVYQFKVVVEEVQDATAEINLEDAKQHDPNVALDDELGFKLQVEDLGRIAAQSAKQVIIQRMRDAEQEIIYEEYKDRKGEIVSGIIQRRDRSGWIINLGRTEALLPKEEQIPRERYKRGDRVQAFIIEVLPSGRGPQIIVSRTHPDYMISLFRREVPEVSDGTVSILAVSRDPGSRAKVAVVSKDRDVDPVGACVGIRGSRIQNIVQELRGERIDIVVWSPDVATFAANALSPARVTRIMVDDEDRVLEVVVPDDQLTLAIGRKGQNVKLAAKLLGWKIDIFTESRYSELNVTRKGLDQLASVAEIGIDQFLAAGFESVDQIASATDEELARVVGLNDVKLSNLRAAINFMVNKSDEPSGDDTSDNVSENDEEFASDTSTADDAAEEDVVTPTDEADGENIDTQPEV
- the flgF gene encoding flagellar basal-body rod protein FlgF; translated protein: MDQSSLSALYGALSNELRMNTITNNLANANTSGYKKDRLTFEDTFIRYAHDWEPNPRPSIRTKKLLPDSYVVAKPRLALQTVDFSQGPLQVTGNKLDLALNGPGFFKVQSDEGEMYTRNGEFYRSNEGILVNTEGYTVLGDGGEIEIPDGRRIDIDRGGRIFVDGAQIGTIDVVSVDNEEGLMKVGQNLFTPKDGAAVGEAAVDVNETTVNQGYLEKTNIQVVEEMAHMIETQRAHEAYTKVLQTTDTLDKSTISKVGNRS
- the flgA gene encoding flagellar basal body P-ring formation chaperone FlgA, whose product is MRACTLITALTILTALVSLAAPRASAAQAFPIQIAQAACVLGDTVHLGEIAAPAGQFDANEWNRLAGLRLWAAPAVHGQQLILSRAQLREMICQALDNSAADLRLPNSLTIRRGGRVIGRNEIQRSIVEFLTPSLQKLDGEIELSQMNTPDFFFLDDPGDSLAVSQVSDINPGRVTVRVTSRTVDGRDINKINVSFHIAQWKQVPVAKRPLRAGEGIDPATMIAFARQDVSKLDGKPWDGKGGPWRVNRTVGAGGVIYAQNIEHKPLIARGDKVDIIFQGQHIRLATRGVAQSDAALGATILVMNLDSQRQISGVVSDNGVVTVQ